Below is a window of Candidatus Thermoplasmatota archaeon DNA.
TGGAAAAAGTTACGGAAGCAGGTAGAAAAGTTGCAGAAAAGTACGGCATACAGTACAGCCGAGACCGCTGAAGGCACAGAAATAGTTACACAGGATGAGCTCACTCCATCAGCCATAAAGGATATAACCAGCAGGGGCAATGCCGTTGTCATCTCAGGAAGCAGGGCGGAAAAATCGGCCGTGATAAGAGTAGCATCTTCTCCGGGCATAGGCGTAGATTGTTCGGCAATATCCAGGGCAGTTGGCCGCATCCTGGGCGGGCGCGGGGGTGGGAGGCAGGAGGTGGCACAGGCCGGAGGGCCCATAGTCGAGAAACTTGAAGAAGCAAAAAAGAAAGCAGTTGAAATGGTGAGAAGACAATTGAAAGAAAAGAAAGAAAAAAATTTATGAGGGCAGGACATTTCACAACAGAGGGGCCGGTAGATCAGTTGGAAGATCGCCACCTTGGCATGGTGGAGGCCACGGGTTCAAATCCCGTCCGGTCCATTTATCAGGGTCATTCCCTTACGTCTCCATTATTTATGACATTTTTAACCACAGATTCTATCCTGTTGATTGCTGTTTTCGCAGCTTCCAGCTTTTTCTTTTCTTCATCGTCTGCCGTTTCATCTATAACAAGCTGGATATACCCCTTCGCAATCACCAGCGGGTTAAAAAAATAATGGGATATACTCTCTTTAAAAATCCTCTCCCTGTGTATGGCATTCTTCCTGTCTCTCTCCATCTTCCTGATGTGTGTAATATCTCTGATTGTTCCTATAGACATTATAATTTTTTTGTTCTGGGTTATGGGATATATATTTATTTCAAAATTTGGAGTTGTATACATAACGCTTTCCCCATTAAACAAATTCCTGCATATAGCATAAAGTTTCTGCCTGTCCTTTTTGGGGCAATGGAAATAAATGGCTTGCCTATCAACCTTTCATGTTTTTTTCCAATAAAGGCCAGTGCTTTTTCATTTAAATGGACAAAGTTACCATCTGAATTGAGGATAAATATTCCTTCCACTGCCATTCCATGGTTTGTGTCCATACATGAATACATACTTTCC
It encodes the following:
- a CDS encoding PAS domain-containing protein — protein: MEGIFILNSDGNFVHLNEKALAFIGKKHERLIGKPFISIAPKRTGRNFMLYAGICLMGKALCIQLQILK